From the genome of Delphinus delphis chromosome 8, mDelDel1.2, whole genome shotgun sequence, one region includes:
- the LOC132428917 gene encoding small ribosomal subunit protein eS6-like translates to MKLNISFPATDCRKLIEVDDERKLHTFYEKHMATEVAADALGEEWKGYVVRISGGNDKQASPMKQCVLTNGRVCLPLNKGHSCYRPRTTGERKHKSVRGCIVDANPSVLNLVSVKKGEKDILGLTDTTVPRRLGPKRTWRICKLFNLSKEHDVHPYVLRKPLNKEGKKPRTKAPKIRRLVTPRVLQHKHRCIALKKQHTKKNKEEATEYAKLLA, encoded by the coding sequence ATGAAGCTGAACATCTCTTTCCCGGCCACTGACTGCCGGAAGCTCATTGAAGTGGATGATGAACGAAAACTTCATACCTTTTATGAGAAACATATGGCCACGGAAGTTGCTGCTGACGCTCTGGGTGAAGAATGGAAGGGTTATGTGGTCCGAATCAGTGGGGGGAACGACAAACAAGCTTCCCCCATGAAGCAGTGTGTCTTGACCAATGGCCGAGTCTGCCTGCCACTGAATAAGGGGCATTCCTGTTACAGACCGAGGACGACTGGAGAAAGAAAGCACAAATCTGTACGGGGTTGCATTGTGGATGCCAATCCGAGTGTTCTCAATTTGGTCAGCGtaaaaaaaggggagaaggatATTCTTGGACTCACTGATACTACTGTGCCTCGTCGCCTGGGGCCCAAAAGAACTTGGAGAATCTGCAAACTTTTCAATCTCTCTAAAGAGCATGATGTCCATCCGTACGTTTTGAGAAAGCCCCTAAACAAAGAAGGTAAGAAACCTAGGACCAAAGCACCTAAAATTCGGCGTCTTGTTACTCCACGTGTTCTGCAACATAAACACAGGTGTATTGCTCTGAAGAAACAGCATACTAAGAAGAATAAGGAAGAGGCTACAGAATATGCTAAACTTTTGGCCTAA